One Gloeothece verrucosa PCC 7822 DNA window includes the following coding sequences:
- a CDS encoding ATP phosphoribosyltransferase regulatory subunit, with the protein MIHQAPAGARDLLPLEVAQKCWINDRLQEVFQRWGYQRIVTSTIEWLDTLMAGGAIERSTVIHLQDTSEGALGLRPELTASIARTAVTRMETSTYPQRICYRANVFRNPPAGYHGRQLEFYQAGVELLFAGGLLADAEILLLVADCLKILGLTDWHLVLGQASLTQSLLSPFPEPLRQQVRGCLANLDYVTLESLFYPSAALKERALLLFDLRGNPLDVLSKVAHLDLHDSDRAIINDLKSLLELLSPNPLPLILDLSLVQTFDYYTGVVFQVVSSTDHQLRVLGQGGRYDQLLGLYHPQKLSAPGIGFSLNLDDLHLCLLSAKDSAIPRQTPAIDYLIIAQTPQAQAAVFSYAQQLRNSDTLVRVALDLGGRNPEEIREYARSCRIQHLAWITEDGTPLIETV; encoded by the coding sequence ATGATCCATCAAGCCCCAGCCGGTGCAAGAGATTTATTACCCCTTGAAGTAGCCCAAAAATGTTGGATTAATGACCGTTTACAAGAAGTATTTCAACGGTGGGGCTATCAACGGATCGTTACTTCTACCATTGAATGGCTAGATACCCTCATGGCGGGAGGGGCCATAGAACGTTCTACCGTCATTCATCTACAAGATACCTCAGAAGGAGCTTTAGGACTACGCCCCGAATTAACCGCCTCTATCGCCCGAACCGCCGTCACCCGTATGGAAACAAGCACCTATCCTCAACGGATTTGCTACCGGGCTAATGTCTTTAGAAATCCTCCCGCCGGCTATCATGGACGACAGCTAGAATTTTATCAAGCCGGAGTAGAATTATTGTTTGCGGGTGGGCTATTAGCCGATGCCGAAATTCTCCTATTAGTCGCTGATTGTCTGAAAATTTTAGGCTTAACTGATTGGCATCTCGTCTTAGGACAAGCCAGCTTAACCCAATCACTTCTGTCTCCTTTCCCTGAACCCCTACGTCAACAAGTTCGCGGCTGTTTAGCCAATCTTGATTATGTTACTCTAGAAAGCCTTTTTTATCCTTCTGCCGCTTTAAAAGAAAGGGCCTTATTATTATTTGATCTACGGGGAAATCCTCTCGATGTCCTCTCTAAAGTTGCCCATTTAGATTTACACGACAGTGATCGCGCCATCATTAATGACCTTAAATCTCTCCTAGAACTCTTATCTCCTAATCCTTTACCCCTGATCCTAGACCTGAGTTTAGTTCAAACCTTTGACTATTACACCGGCGTGGTTTTTCAGGTCGTCAGTTCCACCGATCATCAATTGCGCGTATTAGGGCAAGGCGGACGCTACGATCAGTTATTAGGACTGTATCATCCTCAAAAATTATCTGCCCCGGGGATCGGATTTTCCCTCAATTTAGATGATCTTCATCTATGTTTGCTGTCGGCCAAAGATTCAGCCATCCCCAGACAAACACCAGCCATTGATTACTTGATCATTGCTCAAACCCCACAAGCCCAAGCGGCTGTTTTTAGTTATGCTCAACAATTAAGAAACTCCGATACTTTAGTACGAGTCGCTCTCGATTTAGGAGGACGTAACCCCGAAGAAATTCGAGAGTATGCCCGTTCTTGTCGGATTCAGCATTTAGCTTGGATAACTGAAGATGGAACACCTTTGATCGAAACAGTGTAA